A region from the Vanacampus margaritifer isolate UIUO_Vmar chromosome 5, RoL_Vmar_1.0, whole genome shotgun sequence genome encodes:
- the nkapd1 gene encoding uncharacterized protein NKAPD1 has protein sequence MSKQTLGKTLLRNVIRHTDAHNKIQEESEMWKLRGWEVQMSNNSHMSATKTIRGQMHCDRLSYQSRAASEHDDREARYWTRKLYDFEDNDPDRWGHSGFKELYPEQFESDSDKSSTAKKEGHKSKASKSKRSKKKKKKKKKKEEESKRKRADSSDDSNRSKSRHKSRKRERKDEDQRRRKRKNDDSHKHSDSKKRRRDWKVAGEESTDGSSQE, from the exons ATGTCAAAGCAGACTCTGGGGAAGACTCTGCTGCGGAATGTAATCCGCCACACTGATGCTCACAATAAG ATCCAGGAAGAGTCTGAGATGTGGAAGTTGCGGGGCTGGGAGGTCCAAATGTCCAACAACAGTCACATGAGTGCCACCAAAACAATCAG AGGTCAAATGCACTGCGATCGTTTATCCTATCAATCCAGAGCTGCTTCGGAGCACGACGATAGAGAGGCTCGTTACTGGACGCGTAAACTCTACGACTTTGAGGACAACGATCCAGACAG atGGGGACACAGTGGCTTCAAGGAGCTGTACCCTGAACAGTTTGAAAGTGACAG CGACAAAAGCAGCACGGCAAAGAAGGAGGGTCACAAAAGTAAAGCATCCAAGTCGAAACGctccaaaaagaagaagaaaaagaaaaagaagaaggaagaggAGTCGAAGAGGAAGAGGGCAGACAGCAGCGATGACAGCAACAGGTCGAAAAGTCGCCATAAAAGTAGGAAAAGGGAGAGGAAAGATGAGGACCAACGGAGGCGCAAAAGGAAAAACGACGACTCGCACAAACATTCGGACTCAAAGAAGCGCAGGAGAGACTGGAAAGTGGCGGGCGAGGAGAGCACCGATGGAAGTTCCCAAGAGTGA